From Caulobacter segnis, a single genomic window includes:
- a CDS encoding Arm DNA-binding domain-containing protein, with protein MACLVQQLNVLTLKRLTAPGLYPDGGGLHLQVTGAGGRSWVFRFWIAGRERRMGLGSLKAVTLAEAREAARQARQLRFQGSVTQRLATWRYPAAAELGGLLQTRLGCGRSQRGGIALWAFRHA; from the coding sequence ATGGCGTGCTTGGTCCAGCAACTCAATGTCCTGACGCTGAAGCGACTCACCGCGCCTGGCCTCTATCCCGATGGCGGTGGCCTCCATCTCCAAGTGACGGGAGCGGGCGGCAGATCATGGGTTTTCCGATTCTGGATTGCTGGTCGCGAAAGGCGAATGGGTCTTGGATCGCTCAAAGCGGTAACGCTTGCGGAGGCCCGAGAAGCAGCGCGGCAAGCACGTCAGCTGCGCTTTCAGGGCAGCGTCACTCAGCGCCTAGCCACTTGGCGCTATCCCGCCGCTGCGGAACTAGGAGGTCTGCTCCAGACGCGGCTTGGCTGTGGTCGGTCCCAACGGGGAGGGATAGCGCTGTGGGCTTTCCGGCACGCCTGA
- the hfsE gene encoding polysaccharide biosynthesis protein HfsE, protein MSRGPFRPGRLVPTRARLEARWLARGFQVTDVLVVVGIAVGLAMAGFPVAACLWTVTTLIALHAVGAYAFPRRQTLPQHLARVAVAVGAGLVVAGSTPLAFGRVDAPVVRLLATAALAFAALHAAWWTIIARGRQQGRLTPNIVVVGATANAERLIDAAMRTGEVNVLGVFDDRLNRVPENIMGVPVLGDTSALLDHRIMPFVDRVVIAVPASAESRVRQLVDKLSVLPNPLNLFIEMGGSADDDAAVTRIAAGGENELSGATTASRRAWIKRAQDLTIAGLGLVAAGPIMLLVALAVKLDSPGPIFFRQRRHGFNNEAILVWKFRSMRHEMADANAARQISADDDRVTRVGKFIRKTSLDELPQLFNVLAGEMSIVGPRPHAIGMKTAGVESAKLVADYAHRHRMKPGLTGWAAINGSRGPVDTPESVRQRVALDVEYIERQSFWLDLYVILMTVPCLLGDRSAVR, encoded by the coding sequence ATGAGCCGCGGGCCGTTCCGACCCGGACGGCTGGTTCCGACCCGGGCGCGACTGGAGGCGCGCTGGCTGGCGCGCGGATTCCAGGTGACCGATGTCCTGGTCGTCGTCGGCATCGCCGTGGGCCTGGCCATGGCGGGCTTTCCGGTGGCCGCTTGCCTCTGGACCGTGACGACGCTGATCGCCCTGCACGCGGTGGGCGCCTACGCCTTCCCGCGTAGGCAGACCCTGCCTCAACACCTGGCGCGCGTCGCCGTCGCCGTCGGCGCGGGCCTGGTGGTCGCCGGCTCGACACCGCTGGCCTTTGGCAGGGTCGATGCGCCCGTCGTGAGACTTCTGGCGACCGCAGCCCTGGCCTTCGCCGCCCTGCACGCGGCCTGGTGGACGATCATCGCGCGCGGTCGCCAGCAGGGGCGCCTGACGCCCAACATCGTCGTGGTCGGCGCCACGGCCAATGCCGAGCGCCTGATCGACGCGGCCATGCGCACGGGTGAGGTCAACGTGCTGGGCGTGTTCGACGACCGCTTGAACCGCGTACCCGAGAACATCATGGGCGTGCCTGTTCTGGGCGACACCAGCGCCCTGCTCGACCATCGCATCATGCCCTTCGTCGATCGCGTGGTGATCGCCGTGCCGGCCTCGGCCGAGAGCCGCGTGCGCCAACTGGTCGACAAGCTGAGTGTCCTGCCCAATCCGCTGAACCTTTTCATCGAGATGGGCGGATCGGCCGACGACGACGCGGCGGTGACCCGCATCGCGGCCGGCGGCGAGAACGAACTGTCGGGCGCCACCACGGCCTCGCGCCGCGCCTGGATCAAGCGCGCCCAGGACCTGACGATCGCCGGCCTGGGCCTGGTGGCCGCCGGCCCCATCATGCTGCTCGTCGCCCTGGCCGTGAAGCTAGACAGCCCCGGCCCGATCTTCTTCCGCCAGCGCCGCCACGGCTTCAACAACGAGGCGATCCTCGTCTGGAAGTTCCGGTCGATGCGCCACGAGATGGCCGACGCCAACGCCGCGCGCCAGATCAGCGCCGACGACGACCGCGTCACCCGGGTCGGCAAGTTCATCCGCAAGACCAGCCTCGACGAACTGCCGCAACTGTTCAACGTGCTGGCCGGCGAGATGTCGATCGTCGGCCCCCGTCCCCATGCCATCGGCATGAAGACCGCCGGCGTGGAGTCGGCCAAGCTGGTCGCCGACTACGCCCACCGCCACCGCATGAAGCCCGGCCTGACGGGATGGGCCGCCATCAACGGCTCGCGCGGCCCCGTCGACACGCCCGAAAGCGTTCGCCAGCGCGTGGCCCTGGATGTCGAATACATCGAGCGCCAGTCGTTCTGGCTGGACCTCTACGTTATCCTCATGACCGTCCCGTGCCTGCTGGGAGATCGGTCGGCGGTGCGTTAG
- a CDS encoding sel1 repeat family protein — translation MMLMNEAPPAIVATLPLPTVTSTGDELFRMGLLYSTGQGGAPLDYVSAHMLFNLAAMRGSVEAKVYRKELSQEMASEDVAEAQRQAREWLAHG, via the coding sequence ATGATGTTGATGAACGAAGCGCCGCCGGCCATCGTCGCCACGCTGCCGCTGCCGACCGTCACCTCGACGGGTGATGAGCTGTTCCGCATGGGCCTGCTGTATTCGACCGGTCAGGGCGGCGCGCCGCTGGACTACGTCTCGGCACACATGTTGTTCAACCTGGCCGCCATGCGCGGTTCGGTGGAAGCCAAGGTCTACCGCAAGGAGCTGTCGCAGGAGATGGCCAGCGAAGACGTCGCCGAGGCCCAGCGCCAGGCCCGCGAATGGCTCGCCCACGGCTGA
- a CDS encoding glutathione S-transferase N-terminal domain-containing protein, giving the protein MSRPIELYYWPTPNGWKVSIALEEMGLPYEMIPVNIGTGEQFKPDFLAISPNNRMPAIVDPDGPDGQPISIFESGAILQYLARKTGQFYGETERDRVEIDQWVMWQMGGLGPMAGQTHHFRQYAASIIADQRQIAYGAIRYTNETHRLYGVLDKRLTGRDFICGQLSIADFMSWPWIVPWKNQGIILDEFPNLRSWFERVGAREAVQKGFKLGAELRSGGLQASGKAAEEARKVLFGQRAR; this is encoded by the coding sequence ATGAGCCGTCCGATCGAACTCTACTATTGGCCCACGCCGAACGGCTGGAAGGTCTCCATCGCTCTGGAGGAGATGGGGCTGCCGTATGAGATGATCCCGGTGAACATCGGGACCGGCGAGCAGTTCAAGCCCGACTTCCTGGCGATCAGCCCCAACAACCGCATGCCGGCCATCGTCGATCCGGACGGGCCGGACGGCCAGCCGATCTCGATCTTCGAGTCCGGGGCCATCTTGCAGTACCTGGCGCGCAAGACCGGCCAGTTCTACGGCGAGACCGAGCGCGACCGGGTCGAGATCGACCAGTGGGTGATGTGGCAGATGGGCGGCCTCGGTCCGATGGCCGGCCAGACCCATCACTTCCGCCAGTACGCGGCCTCGATCATCGCCGACCAGCGCCAGATCGCCTACGGCGCCATCCGCTACACCAACGAGACCCACCGACTGTACGGGGTGCTCGACAAGCGTCTCACGGGCCGCGATTTCATCTGCGGCCAATTGTCCATCGCCGACTTCATGAGCTGGCCATGGATTGTCCCGTGGAAAAACCAGGGCATCATTCTTGACGAGTTCCCCAATCTGAGGAGCTGGTTCGAGCGCGTTGGCGCTCGCGAAGCGGTTCAGAAGGGCTTCAAGCTTGGCGCGGAATTGCGGTCCGGAGGGCTGCAAGCGTCTGGGAAAGCGGCGGAAGAGGCCCGCAAGGTCCTCTTTGGCCAAAGAGCGCGTTAA
- a CDS encoding RcnB family protein, translating to MKRLLLTIAAVTSVAGPLALTATDAAAQDRGRWEHRDRDWDRDRGRDWDRDRGRPDRDRGHWDNGRHNGWDRHDRWDGGRHNGYYYNNRWSYGPPPPAYYGRPGFRPGYTAWRRGAYLPGYYRERGYVVNDYYRYHLRPPPRGYYWYRTGNDYVLAAIATGLIFDVIANR from the coding sequence ATGAAACGTCTACTGCTGACCATCGCCGCTGTAACTTCGGTGGCCGGCCCGCTGGCCCTGACGGCCACCGACGCGGCCGCCCAGGATCGCGGCCGTTGGGAGCATCGCGACCGTGACTGGGACCGTGACCGCGGCCGGGACTGGGATCGTGATCGCGGACGCCCCGATCGCGACCGGGGTCACTGGGACAACGGCCGCCACAATGGCTGGGACCGCCACGACCGCTGGGATGGCGGCCGCCACAACGGCTATTATTATAACAATCGCTGGTCCTACGGCCCGCCGCCGCCCGCCTATTACGGTCGCCCAGGCTTCCGTCCCGGCTATACGGCCTGGCGTCGCGGCGCCTATCTGCCCGGATATTATCGCGAGCGCGGCTATGTGGTGAACGATTACTATCGTTACCACCTGCGCCCGCCGCCCCGGGGCTACTATTGGTACCGCACGGGCAATGACTACGTGCTGGCGGCCATCGCGACGGGTCTGATCTTCGACGTCATCGCCAACCGCTAG
- a CDS encoding proteophosphoglycan 5, translating to MKTLRITTAALTLAAAAYAGSALAQTTAPQTTPADPSPMTSTAPATTTTPPATDPSTQTAPPASETAAPADSAGTPSSATAPSTDEQAAPSADKAEKKAKKHKKHADDPAAPSQPQ from the coding sequence ATGAAGACCCTGCGCATCACCACCGCCGCGCTCACTCTGGCCGCCGCCGCTTACGCCGGTTCGGCGCTGGCTCAGACGACGGCGCCGCAGACCACGCCGGCCGATCCTTCGCCGATGACGTCGACCGCTCCGGCCACGACGACGACGCCGCCGGCCACGGATCCCTCGACCCAGACCGCGCCGCCGGCGTCCGAGACCGCCGCCCCGGCTGACAGCGCCGGCACGCCCAGCTCGGCCACCGCGCCGTCCACCGACGAGCAGGCCGCGCCCAGCGCCGACAAGGCCGAGAAGAAGGCCAAGAAGCACAAGAAGCACGCCGACGACCCGGCGGCGCCGAGCCAGCCTCAATAA
- the gatB gene encoding Asp-tRNA(Asn)/Glu-tRNA(Gln) amidotransferase subunit GatB, with the protein MTQDSKVIQGRTGPWEIVLGLEVHAQVASKSKLFSGAAVGFGAGPNEQVSLVDAAMPGMLPVLNRFCVEQAVKTGLGLKAQINLKSRFDRKNYFYPDLPQGYQISQFDQPIVGEGVVTVERDDGTTFDVRIERLHLEQDAGKSLHDQDPNATYVDLNRAGTALMEIVSKPDMRTSEEAAAYVKKLRTILVYLGTCDGDMEKGNLRADVNVSVCRPGDYEKFRETGSFSHLGTRCEIKNVNSYRYIQQAIEYEARRQIEILEDGGKIDQETRLFDPTKGETRSMRSKEEAHDYRYFPDPDLLPLVLDPAWVKDLEATLPELPDAKKARLQSQYGLSAYDAGVLIIESDRADYFEAAAKGRDAKLVANWVTNELLSKLSAGGHEIANSPLPSSDIAQLVELIENGTISSKIAKEVFEHMWAGEGRPAEIVEKRGLVQINDTGAIEKAIDELIAGNPDKAEAVKDKPQALGWFVGQVMKATGGKANPGTVNDLLRKKLGVE; encoded by the coding sequence ATGACGCAAGATTCCAAAGTGATCCAAGGCCGCACCGGCCCCTGGGAAATCGTTCTGGGCCTCGAGGTCCACGCCCAGGTAGCCAGCAAGTCGAAGCTCTTCTCCGGCGCCGCCGTCGGTTTCGGCGCGGGTCCGAACGAGCAGGTCAGCCTCGTGGACGCGGCCATGCCAGGCATGCTGCCGGTGCTGAACAGGTTCTGCGTCGAGCAGGCGGTGAAGACGGGTCTTGGCCTGAAGGCGCAGATCAATCTGAAGAGCCGCTTCGATCGGAAGAACTACTTCTATCCGGATCTGCCGCAAGGCTATCAGATCAGCCAGTTCGACCAGCCGATCGTCGGCGAGGGCGTCGTCACCGTCGAGCGCGACGACGGCACGACCTTCGACGTGCGCATCGAGCGCCTGCACCTGGAACAGGACGCGGGCAAGTCGTTGCACGACCAGGATCCGAACGCGACCTATGTCGACCTGAACCGGGCCGGCACGGCGCTGATGGAGATCGTCTCCAAGCCGGACATGCGCACCTCGGAAGAGGCGGCCGCCTACGTCAAGAAGCTGCGCACGATCCTCGTCTATCTGGGCACCTGCGACGGTGACATGGAGAAGGGCAACCTGCGGGCCGACGTCAACGTCTCGGTCTGCCGCCCCGGCGACTACGAGAAGTTCCGCGAGACCGGCAGCTTCAGCCACTTGGGCACGCGCTGCGAGATCAAGAACGTCAACAGCTACCGCTACATCCAGCAGGCTATCGAGTACGAGGCCCGTCGCCAGATCGAGATCCTGGAGGACGGCGGCAAGATCGACCAGGAAACTCGCCTGTTCGATCCGACCAAGGGCGAAACCCGGTCGATGCGGTCGAAGGAAGAGGCGCACGACTATCGCTACTTCCCCGATCCGGACCTGCTGCCGCTGGTTCTGGACCCGGCCTGGGTCAAGGACCTGGAAGCGACCCTGCCGGAACTGCCGGACGCCAAGAAGGCGCGCCTGCAGAGCCAGTACGGCTTGTCGGCCTATGACGCCGGGGTGCTGATCATCGAGAGCGACCGCGCCGACTACTTCGAGGCCGCCGCCAAGGGCCGCGACGCCAAGCTGGTGGCCAATTGGGTGACCAACGAGCTGCTGTCGAAGCTGTCGGCCGGCGGCCACGAGATCGCCAACTCGCCGCTGCCGTCGTCGGACATCGCCCAGCTGGTCGAGCTGATCGAGAACGGCACGATCTCGTCGAAGATCGCCAAGGAAGTCTTCGAGCACATGTGGGCCGGCGAGGGCCGCCCCGCCGAGATCGTCGAGAAGCGCGGCCTGGTGCAGATCAACGACACCGGGGCCATCGAGAAGGCCATCGACGAGCTGATCGCTGGCAATCCCGACAAGGCTGAAGCCGTGAAGGACAAGCCGCAGGCCCTGGGCTGGTTCGTCGGCCAGGTCATGAAGGCCACGGGCGGCAAGGCCAATCCGGGTACGGTCAACGATCTGCTGCGCAAGAAGCTCGGCGTCGAATAG
- the gatA gene encoding Asp-tRNA(Asn)/Glu-tRNA(Gln) amidotransferase subunit GatA, producing MSLTKLTLKAAVDGLAKGEFTSVELTKAHIEAIEAARGLNAYILETPEKALDMAAKSDACRALGEAGPLEGAPLGIKDLFCTEGVRTTACSKILENFTPTYESTVTSQLWRDGAVMLGKLNLDQFAMGSSNETSYFGPVTNPWRAQGSNKALTPGGSSGGSAAAVAADLCLGATATDTGGSIRQPAAFTGTVGIKPTYGRCSRWGVVAFASSLDQAGPIAKTVEDAALLLTSMSGHDPKDSTSLDIPVPDFTQFVGKSVKGLKIGIPKEYRVDNMPAEIEKLWQDGIAWLKDAGCEIVDISLPHTKYALPAYYIVAPAEASSNLARYDGMRYGLREDGANLTEIYEHTRASGFGDEVKRRILIGTYVLSAGYYDAYYLKALKVRRRIAEDFDNAWTKVDAILTPTAPSAAFGLGENSNDPIAMYLNDVFTVTTNLAGLPGLSLPAGLDANGLPLGLQIIGKPLDEATVFSVAGAVEKAAGFSAKAEKWW from the coding sequence ATGAGCCTGACGAAGCTGACCCTGAAGGCCGCCGTCGACGGCCTGGCCAAGGGCGAGTTCACCTCGGTCGAACTCACCAAGGCCCACATCGAGGCCATCGAGGCCGCGCGCGGCCTGAACGCCTACATCCTGGAGACCCCGGAAAAGGCCCTGGACATGGCCGCCAAGTCCGACGCCTGCCGGGCGCTGGGCGAGGCCGGTCCGCTGGAAGGCGCGCCGCTGGGGATCAAGGACCTGTTCTGCACCGAGGGCGTGCGCACCACGGCCTGCTCGAAGATCCTCGAGAACTTCACGCCGACCTACGAGTCGACGGTGACCAGCCAGCTGTGGCGCGACGGCGCGGTGATGCTGGGCAAGCTGAACCTCGATCAGTTCGCCATGGGCTCGTCGAACGAGACCAGCTACTTCGGTCCGGTGACCAACCCCTGGCGCGCCCAGGGCAGCAACAAGGCCCTGACCCCGGGCGGCTCGTCCGGTGGTTCGGCCGCCGCCGTCGCCGCCGATCTGTGCCTGGGGGCCACGGCCACCGACACCGGCGGCTCGATCCGCCAGCCGGCCGCCTTCACCGGCACGGTCGGCATCAAGCCGACCTATGGCCGCTGCTCGCGCTGGGGCGTCGTGGCCTTCGCCAGCTCGCTGGACCAGGCCGGGCCGATCGCCAAGACCGTCGAGGACGCAGCCTTGCTGCTGACCTCGATGTCGGGCCATGACCCCAAGGACTCGACCAGCCTGGACATCCCGGTTCCGGACTTCACCCAGTTCGTGGGCAAGTCGGTGAAGGGGCTGAAGATCGGCATTCCCAAGGAATACCGCGTCGACAACATGCCGGCCGAGATCGAGAAGCTCTGGCAGGACGGCATCGCCTGGCTGAAGGACGCTGGCTGCGAGATCGTCGACATCAGCCTGCCGCACACCAAGTACGCCCTGCCGGCCTACTACATCGTGGCCCCCGCCGAGGCGTCCTCGAACCTGGCCCGCTACGATGGCATGCGCTACGGCCTGCGCGAGGACGGCGCCAACCTGACCGAGATCTACGAGCACACCCGGGCGTCGGGCTTCGGCGACGAGGTCAAGCGCCGCATCCTGATCGGCACCTATGTGCTCAGCGCCGGCTATTACGACGCCTATTACCTGAAGGCCCTGAAGGTGCGTCGCCGCATCGCCGAGGACTTCGACAACGCCTGGACCAAGGTCGACGCGATCCTGACCCCGACCGCGCCCTCGGCGGCGTTCGGCTTGGGCGAGAACTCGAACGATCCGATCGCCATGTACCTGAACGACGTCTTCACGGTGACGACCAACCTGGCGGGCCTGCCGGGCCTCAGCCTGCCGGCCGGCCTTGACGCCAACGGCCTGCCGCTGGGCCTGCAGATCATCGGCAAGCCCCTCGACGAGGCCACGGTGTTCTCGGTCGCCGGGGCGGTCGAGAAGGCCGCGGGCTTCTCCGCGAAAGCCGAGAAGTGGTGGTAA
- the gatC gene encoding Asp-tRNA(Asn)/Glu-tRNA(Gln) amidotransferase subunit GatC — translation MAIDAATVRKVARLARIAEPEERIEALAQELNGIMTWIEQLAEVDTDGCEPLTSVVASGLPLRDDVVTMGGDPARVTSNAPKSVNNFFVVPKVVE, via the coding sequence ATGGCCATTGACGCCGCCACGGTGCGGAAGGTCGCCCGGCTCGCCCGCATCGCCGAACCCGAGGAGCGCATCGAGGCCCTGGCCCAGGAGCTCAACGGCATCATGACCTGGATCGAACAGCTGGCCGAGGTCGACACCGACGGCTGCGAGCCGCTGACCAGCGTCGTGGCCTCGGGCCTGCCGCTGCGCGACGACGTCGTCACCATGGGCGGCGACCCGGCCCGCGTGACCAGCAACGCGCCCAAGTCCGTGAACAACTTCTTCGTCGTGCCGAAGGTGGTCGAATAA
- the ruvX gene encoding Holliday junction resolvase RuvX, producing the protein MPVLDIEDFAAALPQYAPVVGLDPGEKTIGVAVSDVTRTVASPLALIEKTKFTQDAEQLFKLMDSRGAVGIVVGLPMNMDGTEGVRCQSNRALARNLLRLKPDLPITFWDERLSTAAVTRVLIDEHDVNRKRRAEVVDKMAAGWILQGALERLRGL; encoded by the coding sequence ATGCCCGTTCTCGACATCGAAGACTTCGCCGCCGCCCTGCCTCAGTACGCCCCCGTCGTGGGCCTGGACCCGGGTGAAAAGACCATCGGGGTCGCCGTCTCCGACGTTACCCGCACGGTCGCCAGCCCGCTGGCGCTGATCGAAAAGACCAAGTTCACTCAGGACGCCGAGCAGTTGTTCAAGCTGATGGACAGTCGCGGCGCGGTCGGCATCGTGGTCGGCCTGCCGATGAACATGGACGGGACCGAGGGCGTGCGCTGCCAGAGCAACAGGGCCCTGGCCCGCAACCTGCTGCGCCTCAAGCCCGACCTGCCCATCACCTTCTGGGACGAGCGCCTGTCGACGGCGGCGGTGACGCGGGTGCTGATCGACGAGCATGACGTGAACCGGAAAAGACGGGCCGAGGTCGTGGACAAGATGGCGGCCGGCTGGATCCTGCAAGGGGCGCTGGAGCGGCTGCGGGGTTTGTAG
- a CDS encoding aspartate carbamoyltransferase catalytic subunit yields the protein MTASAHDPARAAIDAIRARVFEFPKRHFLSAGDLNAPQATDLLDLADAFVAFNRQTSKSLDLLHGRTLMNLFFENSTRTQSSFELAGKRLGADVVNMNPKTSSVAKGETLIDTAVTLNAMRPDLLVVRHASSGAASLLSQKVSGHVVNAGDGQHEHPTQALLDALSIRRAFGRVSGLTVAICGDVLHSRVARSNVALLHTLGASVRLVGPPTLMPAQAERWGVTVHHDMKSGLAGADVVMMLRLQLERMQGAFVPSTREYFRFYGLDREKLARAAPGAKVMHPGPMNRGVEIDSDVADDPAVSLIQDQVEMGVAARMAVLTSLAARIEAVGF from the coding sequence ATGACGGCTTCAGCCCATGACCCCGCCCGCGCGGCCATCGATGCGATCCGCGCCCGCGTCTTCGAATTCCCCAAACGCCATTTCCTGTCCGCTGGCGACCTGAACGCGCCCCAGGCCACCGACCTGCTGGACCTGGCCGACGCCTTCGTCGCCTTCAACCGGCAGACGTCAAAGAGCCTGGACCTGCTGCACGGCCGGACGCTGATGAACCTGTTCTTCGAGAACAGCACCCGGACCCAGAGCTCATTCGAGCTGGCCGGCAAGCGGCTGGGCGCCGACGTGGTCAACATGAACCCCAAGACCTCGTCGGTGGCCAAGGGCGAGACCCTGATCGACACGGCGGTGACGCTGAACGCCATGCGTCCCGACCTGCTGGTCGTGCGCCACGCCTCGTCGGGCGCGGCCAGCCTGCTCAGCCAGAAGGTCAGCGGCCACGTGGTCAACGCCGGCGACGGCCAGCACGAACACCCGACCCAGGCCCTGCTGGACGCCCTGTCGATCCGCCGCGCCTTCGGCCGCGTCTCGGGCCTGACTGTGGCGATCTGCGGCGACGTGCTGCACAGCCGCGTGGCCCGCTCGAACGTCGCCCTTCTGCACACCCTGGGCGCCAGCGTGCGCCTGGTCGGCCCGCCCACCCTGATGCCGGCCCAGGCCGAGCGCTGGGGCGTCACCGTCCACCACGACATGAAGTCGGGCCTGGCCGGCGCCGACGTCGTCATGATGCTGCGCCTGCAGCTGGAGCGGATGCAGGGCGCCTTCGTGCCCTCGACCCGCGAATATTTCCGCTTCTACGGCCTGGACCGCGAAAAGCTGGCCCGCGCTGCGCCGGGCGCCAAGGTCATGCATCCGGGCCCGATGAACCGGGGCGTCGAGATCGACAGCGACGTCGCCGACGATCCGGCTGTCAGCCTGATCCAGGATCAGGTCGAGATGGGCGTCGCCGCCCGCATGGCGGTGCTGACCAGCCTCGCAGCCCGCATTGAGGCTGTCGGCTTTTGA
- the pyrC gene encoding dihydroorotase yields the protein MTSAQPLALVNARLVDPESGYDGPGGVIVSEGVIADVAKGREFGKLSKAVRVVDCGGALLAPGLIDLRVRTGEPGAETKETLASAAKAAAAGGVTSFVVQPDTAPAIDDPSVVDFILRRARDIDSARILVAGAATRGLKGEQMAEIGLMREAGCVYVTDAGKPIVDSKVMQRVLTYAKGFDALLAHRPMDPWLAKGGAATGGEFAGRMGLPSISPMAERIMLERDVALLEATGGRLLVDQISSAQALETLQRAKKKGLRINASVSINHLSFNELDIGDYRTFAKLNPPLRGEDDRQALIEALASGLIDIVVSSHSPAPAEDKRLPFDEAAPGAVGLETLLPALLSLYHDERLALVDLIRAVTLAPAELLGLRGGRISPGAPADLVLCDIDAPIIVDAARLLSKSKNSPFDGRRLQGQVLMTVVDGRVVHRAEG from the coding sequence ATGACGTCCGCCCAGCCCCTCGCCCTCGTCAACGCCCGGCTGGTCGATCCGGAAAGCGGCTATGACGGCCCCGGCGGCGTCATCGTTTCGGAAGGCGTGATCGCCGACGTCGCCAAGGGTCGCGAGTTCGGCAAGCTCAGCAAGGCCGTGCGGGTCGTCGATTGCGGCGGGGCGCTGCTGGCCCCCGGCCTGATCGACCTACGGGTGCGCACCGGCGAGCCCGGGGCCGAGACTAAGGAAACCCTGGCCAGCGCCGCCAAGGCCGCGGCTGCCGGCGGCGTCACCTCGTTTGTGGTCCAGCCCGACACGGCCCCGGCCATCGACGATCCCAGCGTCGTCGACTTCATCCTGCGGCGGGCGCGCGACATCGACAGCGCCCGCATCCTCGTGGCCGGCGCGGCGACCCGTGGCCTGAAGGGCGAGCAGATGGCCGAGATCGGCCTGATGCGCGAGGCCGGCTGCGTCTACGTCACTGACGCGGGCAAGCCGATCGTCGACAGCAAGGTCATGCAGCGCGTGCTGACCTATGCGAAAGGGTTCGACGCCCTGCTGGCCCACCGCCCGATGGATCCGTGGCTGGCCAAGGGCGGGGCGGCGACCGGCGGCGAGTTCGCCGGCCGCATGGGCCTGCCCTCGATCTCGCCGATGGCCGAGCGGATCATGCTGGAGCGCGACGTCGCCCTGCTGGAAGCCACCGGCGGGCGGTTGTTGGTCGACCAGATCAGCTCGGCCCAAGCTTTGGAGACGCTTCAGCGCGCCAAGAAAAAAGGCCTGAGGATCAACGCCTCGGTGTCGATCAACCACCTGTCGTTCAACGAGCTGGACATCGGCGACTACCGCACCTTCGCCAAGCTGAACCCGCCCCTGCGCGGCGAGGACGATCGGCAGGCGCTGATCGAGGCCCTGGCCTCGGGCCTGATCGACATCGTCGTCTCCTCGCACAGCCCGGCCCCGGCCGAGGACAAGCGCCTGCCGTTCGACGAGGCCGCGCCGGGCGCCGTGGGCCTGGAAACCCTGCTGCCGGCCCTGCTGTCGCTGTATCACGACGAGCGCCTGGCCCTGGTCGACCTGATCCGCGCCGTCACCCTGGCCCCGGCCGAACTGCTGGGCCTGCGCGGCGGCCGCATCTCGCCGGGGGCTCCGGCCGACCTCGTCCTGTGCGACATCGACGCCCCCATCATCGTCGACGCCGCGCGGCTGCTGTCGAAATCCAAGAACTCGCCGTTCGACGGGCGGCGGCTGCAAGGGCAGGTGCTGATGACGGTGGTGGATGGCCGTGTGGTTCACCGGGCGGAGGGGTAA
- the plsY gene encoding glycerol-3-phosphate 1-O-acyltransferase PlsY has protein sequence MQDLAAATYLTLAITIVGGYLLGSIPFGLIATRLGGAGDIRQIGSGNIGATNVLRSGRKDLALITLVGDAGKGVVAVLLARFLTHGNPAIIALAGGAAFLGHLFPVWLKFKGGKGVATFYGVLLSACWPVGVLAAITWLAMAALFRVSSLAALTAAVLAAPFALATDQPYPMLGLALFMAVLIFIRHRENIARLLKGQEPKIGKKKDAEPSAAAP, from the coding sequence GTGCAAGATCTCGCCGCCGCCACCTATCTGACGCTCGCGATCACCATCGTCGGCGGCTATCTGCTGGGCTCGATCCCGTTCGGGCTGATCGCCACGCGCCTGGGTGGGGCCGGCGACATCCGCCAGATCGGTTCGGGCAATATCGGCGCGACCAACGTGCTGCGCTCCGGGCGCAAGGACCTAGCCCTGATCACCCTGGTCGGCGACGCCGGCAAGGGCGTGGTCGCGGTGCTGCTGGCCCGGTTCCTGACCCACGGCAATCCGGCGATCATCGCCCTGGCCGGCGGGGCGGCGTTCCTGGGCCACCTGTTCCCCGTCTGGCTGAAGTTCAAGGGCGGCAAGGGCGTGGCCACCTTCTACGGCGTGCTGCTCAGCGCCTGCTGGCCCGTCGGCGTGCTGGCCGCAATCACCTGGCTGGCCATGGCGGCCCTGTTCCGCGTCAGCTCGCTGGCGGCCCTGACCGCCGCCGTGCTGGCCGCGCCGTTCGCCCTGGCCACTGACCAGCCCTATCCGATGCTGGGCCTGGCCCTGTTCATGGCCGTGCTGATCTTCATCCGCCACCGCGAGAACATCGCCCGCCTGCTCAAGGGCCAGGAGCCCAAGATCGGCAAGAAGAAGGACGCGGAGCCCTCCGCCGCCGCTCCATAA